Below is a window of Myxococcaceae bacterium JPH2 DNA.
ACTACGTGAAGCGGCTGGGCGGAGACACGCGCGTGCAGAGCCTGGTGACGCTGGGCACGCCGCACCGGGGCTCGAAGCTCGCGTACCTGGGCTGCATGACGCTCGGCTGGGCCAGCCGCGGCATGTGGCAGCTCACGCCCGTGTCGCCCTTCATCAAGCACCTGAGCGTGGGCGCCTTCCCCCGAAACGTGCGGCTGGTGTCCATCTACTCGCGCGCGGATGCCGTGGCGCCCTGGCCCTCGGCGGTGCTCCACGTGGACGGTCAACCCAACGTCTTCAACCTGGAGGTCCCGGGCGTGTCCCATGGCGAGCTGCTCACCAAGCGCTCCGTCTACGAGGTCATCCGCCGCGAACTCGCGCTGGGGTATGGTGTTCCGGAGCCCGCCGTGGAGCCGAGCCTCGTGTCGCTCCCGTCTGCCGGCTCTTGAGCCGCCATGCCCTCGCGCTGGGACCACCTCTTCGACCTCAAGCCCGTCGCGCTCATCGACCACCTCCTCGACGAGGTGGCGAAGCTGCTCGCCAAGGACCTCCAGGCCTGGCCTCCGCCCGTGCAGGAGCTGGACCTGGACACGGGGGGAGCCTTCGCCCCCCTCTTCACCGAGCCCCGGCCCCGGCCGGCCGCCGCTGTCTACACAGAGGCGCTGCGGCTGGCGCGCTGGGACCTCTCCCGCGAGTTCGACGCCTCCGACGAGTACGTGCGCAACAAGCGCTACCTGGAGCGAGGGCTCGTCCCCGAGGACCGCCTGCCGCTGCTCTTCCTCAGCCGCTGGCTGACCGAGCAGATGCTGGGCCTGGGAGAGGCCACCGAGGGCCGAGTCAAGCGCGCCCACATGCAGAACTGCCTGGAGCGCCTGGAAGCGCGGCTGCGGCAGGCACAGGTCCAGGCCTGACGGCCGTTGTCGCACGCGCGCCACTTGTCAGCGGGCCATGGGGTGCCCTAAGCC
It encodes the following:
- a CDS encoding alpha/beta hydrolase, which produces MNLFVLQYRKLMRRWRHLTGNLHLTPRARPVPRRTDFHDCARPVLLLHGFFSTRRVLEVLEHRLRRDGYCVWTLHLGGMLDRLNMQGVDELARRVRGKVERLYTRHPDMGPLTVIGHSKGGLIGHYYVKRLGGDTRVQSLVTLGTPHRGSKLAYLGCMTLGWASRGMWQLTPVSPFIKHLSVGAFPRNVRLVSIYSRADAVAPWPSAVLHVDGQPNVFNLEVPGVSHGELLTKRSVYEVIRRELALGYGVPEPAVEPSLVSLPSAGS